The following nucleotide sequence is from Diospyros lotus cultivar Yz01 chromosome 3, ASM1463336v1, whole genome shotgun sequence.
GGAGGGAGTCGCCGCTACTACTGGAGAATGGAGTTGTTGCTGCTGTCGCCTATACTGCTCCTCGTCGTCCACATTGCTCGTCGAATTTGGTGCTGTAACTCGGAGAATCTCATAGAAGATGACGTTTTGCTCGTCTTTGACACCAGATCCGATCACTGTTCTTTTCCCTGTCATTGCTGGTCACCGCCGCTCTCGCTCCTCGCCGTTGCCACTGTTCGTTGCCGACGACTTCTTCAAAGTACAGAGAGTTGTTGGGACAAAATAGAATATGGAGCAAATTTCAACTCCTCATCTTTGGCGAGTCATTTGAAACTAGACCAAATTTTGAGAAGTGACAAGATAGATAAAGAGATGCGTTGAAGatgaattttaacaattttctcTTCAAAATTTGACTTGATGAGAATTTAAACCTCACGTTGGAGATGACCCAACATAAAAAGATTAGAGAAAATTAGGGGAGAAATGTATTAAGATAGGGCAGCAGGAAGAGGTTAGAGAAAGGGAAATGAGATGGGAgaaaggataaaaaataaataaaaaaaattatatgtaaggatattttgtttatttttaatatttaattaaaattaattagtgatataaaaaaattataatatagtattaaacatcaaaagtattatttttttatgggtcataaaattcttataattattttagatgATAATGATAGATATTCTATTAAAGTATCAGAATCATATCAAATATGGAGAAGGCCATCCTCTGCCTGCCTGCCTCAAATCCCAAGTACATATATTAGTCCTCCTTGCTTTGGTAATTTAGGAAACAAACCTTAACGTCGCAATGATGACTTGTTTACGTAGGTTAGGTTACCCTCAAGCAAGGTCTGTCTTTAGATATGTCACACGCCACGCCATCACAAAAATTCCAACTGATGAATCTCTTTATAAATTGTCTCGTAATCAATTATtaagaacataaaataaacGCAAAAATTTATGAGGTAACACGAAaaggtttttcttttcattcacGCCtccataattatttttcttaattttattttaattttttatttccacTATTATTATCGAATTTTATAATTAACTTCGATGAAAGAGAGGTGATAAATGTAATTTATGTGTATAAGGAAGGATAACTGAGGAGACAAGGAAGATGATAGTTGCTGTAAttgatctttttcttctctctcattcCGTAGTTgctataattattatttataaaacaattataatttaataattaaacaatttaattaactaatataataaaataacacatCAATTAACTAAGCAATAGATAAAAGATGGCAGAAAGCTATCCCTATGGCAAAGTCAAATTTGTCTCCCACGTTACCcaggttttatttatttatttatttaattttatgactCAAAATTACACCTTATTAGTCTAAGGATAACAGCCCGACCCTTCAATACTGCTACCAAATAAATCACGAGATGTGATTTGTTGAGGGTTTAAGATTGAATCTACAAATGATATCACCAAAATTCTCTCCACGAAGAAACAAATGTCTTCCCTCAAGAATCGAATCCATATCAATGATTTTCAGCATGACAAACAATCCCTTCCTTTGTCACTCAGCCAGTGGCAGATTTACACGTGAGTTGTCTTGGGTTGAAATCCAGGGCAAcccacaattaaaatttattttttatatttatttttttaatataaaaaaataatttctaataataaattaatctgAAAAATTTCAGCTCACCCCATGTACTGTTTtacatcttaaaaaaaaaaaaaaaatttcaatctcCCATACACAAATTTCTTGATCTGCCCCTACACCCAGCGGTGCCCCCGCGAGCTTCTCAAGCTTTTTTTATTCCCATGATAACATGCATTAACTTGTTCTTTCTAGATTGATGACCCATCTCCCCAGTGATCATACAAAGAAATACATAACAGTGGGCCTCTCGAGACACAATTGAATGGCAAAGGAGGTGGTTGTAAGTCATGCCAAAGGTCATCAGCGTGGGTTCaaattttgatgaaaatatatttacttcCTTTTAGGGGAGGATTTTGATGACGATATCAATAGATTCAATCTCAAATTCTAATCAATCAGGTACATTCTGCGATTTACTTAGTAACAGCACTGAGGAACCGAGGTTGTTATTCCCAGACTAGTGAGGCACAAGTCTGAAACtaggttataaaaaaaaaaagaaggaaatgcATAACCCTTCTTGGAgtggccccccccccccccccaaaaagaGGATTCTACTTTTATGAAACATTTGGTTTTGGTTGCTATCAGAGATCAGTTAAGACATTCTGAAGGATATCTGTTGGGGCTCTATCCAGAGGGTTTCTTCTTGGAGTGTTCAAGGTCAGCTTAGCATTTCCTAGTCATATGATTATTTTCATCCCAAAGGGCCCAAAATTATTTGGGCCCCTATTGTGTGGTCAGCGTGTATCACCCCGAAGCACTATTTTGTTCTTTGGCCGTGTGTGAAGGCTAACCTCCTCACCAAAGATAGGATCCAATTTTTGGATATTGATCGCAGGTGTTGTTTTTGTGATGCGGCTGAGTCGTCTGTCACCCACTTGTTCTTCCAATGTCCGTTAAGTGCTGTAGTTTGGGCTCATATTAGGGGCTGGCTGGGCATTTCAAAATGCATGTTCACTGTCTCTAGTGCTATCAAATGTATTAAGGAGGAGGCTGGGGGCACCTCTTGGCGTAGCAAAGCTAAGAGGATGGCCCTAGCTAGTTCTATCTACCATTTGTGGTCCGTTAGAAATTGCAAGATTTTTGAAGGCCTAAGATTGTGTGTCTAGCATCATTTTTAGGATTAAAACTCATATATACACAGGGTTATCTATATTTTGTATCCTCGAATTTTAGTCCAGATGAATTCTCAAGCCTTGGGTCTATAGTTTTGAACTCTTGTTTGTATTATCCAAGTATGCCCAGTGTACATTATACATGTTCTTTTtgatcttatatatatttatcttttaataaaaaaaggaaaagaaatgcaCAACACTTGACCAAATCTTTGCTGGTCCTCTACTTTTCCACAACATTTGCACGTATAAGGGAGATGATGGGTTGCGGTGGTCCACTCGATGATGAGGAAAGAGGGGCTGCAGGTTGCAGCTGGCGAGAAATGGCCCTGCGTACGATGGAGAAGGGAAGGGGTTtgcagaaattgaaattggaacAGACAAACATGGAGATAATTTGGGAATCTGGGATAAGGGGTTGTTTGGACACTGTGTCAAAAATGAGGAAAGGAGACTCTTTTAGGGTAGGGTAGGGTAGGGTATCATTTTAAAtgtcaaattaaaatataatattttttttaaaaaaataattaatataatttattcaaactaaaataaacaCTTTTCACTTAGCGTATTTTcaatcacattttttttattatattataaataattcactttctattttatttttatttcaaaaactatttaTTCCAATCACATTCTTTATTTTACTTTCTATTTGAttctttactttatttatttattaataaacttcaattctaatttttttacattatctataatttttattgttataaaaatttaatatttattttataatttaataataaatattattgtattaaattttaatattatttaatatattttaaaatcaatttactaatatttttaaataaaattgtctaacaaatttttttgaattaattccataataataaatttaaaatttaatatgttaaaaataatatttcaacaaCATTTAATCTATTTGTCTTTCTCTTCGCTACGACTCTTTGTCTTCTTTAGTCATGAGcctattttttttgtcatatttgaCTACTTGATTCAATAACCGTCTTCAAAGTCAATGACAAATTGACTGCaacatatttttgttgtattcattttcttctatagAGTTTTGTGCTTCAGTAGTGATGGCTACAATTACGATGATGATGGTAACGATAACGATAATAACTATGACGATGACTGttataaatgacaataataactAAAAGCGGTGAAAATTTTGGTTGATAATAACAATTTGCGTTCGAGTAACTTTTCTGCCCTCCTCGCTAATATTTTGGGTTAACGAGGAGAAATTAGCGGCATCGGAGACGGAGGAGAGGTGGGTACAgtagataataatttaatacatgaatataaatatgtttaattattattgttttgactGAGTCATCACCACATCAGATTTCATCATCACTTGCCTTGGAAGCTCCGGCCGCGCCCCCACCCCCCCGGGGGGCCCCTAGTCAGTCCACAAATTCACTGCTTCCTCTTACAATAATAGTGATTGCGTTTGgaatttcttcttttcaagCAATATCCAGATCCCAGCCCTTCCCTTCCCTTGCCCTGCAAGCCCAGCCAGACCAAACCGTACAcgccctttccctttctctttcccAGTTTCCTTAGCTCTCTCTTGCAAGCAAACCATCGAATTAATAAGTTCCAACGTTTCACCTTCTATTTATAGCTAGCCTCTTTCCTCCTCCTATTTCCGCTTCCTTTCTCTAGCTGAAGGTTTAGCGTCGTTCATTTGTCGTAGCTGATGATGAAGCTTAAAAGGTTGCTTCCTTGCAGAGAAGGTATTAACCCACCTGGATgtaacatattaattaattctttggGTAGCTCTTTGCTGTGCTCTcgtctctttctttttctctttctattaCACATGATTTGTTTTTAATGTCGAAATATATATTACGCATTACAAATAACTTATATCATGTGAACAGTGGAAAGTTTGTTTTATCAGTATATATatgaacaaaatatataatgaacAAAAATAACTTTATCAAACTAAAACTTTTGAAGGTGACAACAGAAATCAAATGAACTCAATTTTCGTTTTTTcaactaaaattgaaaacttaacGCAAGGCATTGAGCAGTCTATGGATTAATTAAATTGATCATTCTATTGAAactaaagaaaaacaataatttgtttctttttctttctcacaatTTACAATTggtgtttgtttttgttgtttgacGATGTGTATGTGCAGGTTCTTCGATCCACTTAGTCAACGTGGATGTTCGAGAAGAATATGCTAACGCTTTTCGCACAGAATCATACCATGAGTTTTGGACCCGCGTCGTCGCATTAGGtaaaagaaaatccacaacTTATAAATCTCTAGTATCAAGCACAGCTGATCGACTCCCATCCTATCGGTTATTTGCGGAGCATCTCTTGGATCCGGATCAACCCACAGTTATTCGAATCCTAAATTTGTCCAGGATTAATAATCACCCAGCACACCACGCCCTACTATCGGATTATTTTCTCGAAACTGCCGATGCTTCATTCCTTTGTGGTCGTCTTTTGAAGGACATTGACCGTATACGAGTGAGGTATCGCTCACTGAAAACCACTATTGACACCCTTGAAACCGTCTTGTTCTCCTCAGTAAACCACTTACCTTATATATTGGCCCAATTGACTGAATTCTCCAGTTCCTCCAACCCCTTCGCCTCATCAACTTCATCTTCACATCAAGTTCATACATTACAAGCCGGCTGCGCCAACTTACTCAAACGACTTGAGTCAAGCCGTGATGAGGCTCGAGCCAAAATCCGATTGATTAACAAGATAAAGAGCAGCTcagctatttttcttgtagctTTCACGATTTCGGTGACGACAATAGCCACCGCTCATGCTCTAGCATTGTTGGTTGCGACACCTAGTTTGGTAGCGGTATCATTAGAACTGGCTTCCTTCAAAAAGCTAGTTAGGTTGTCAGCTCAGCTTGATGCAGCCGCAAAAGGGACTTATATATTGAACAGGGATTTGGATATAATAAGCCGACTTGTGGCTCGGGTGAATGACGAGCTAGAGCACATCAGAGCCGTGGTTGGGTTTTGGCTACAACGTAGAGAAGACAGGCTCCAAGCCAGTACAGAAGTTGTTCGTCAGCTGAAACAAAACCACTCCAGCTTTAGCCAACAACTTGATGAGTTAGAGGAgcatttatatttgtgcttcATGACCATCAATAGAGGTAGAAACCTTGTCATGACAGAAATTTTGGACCCTAGGGTCCCTAATTTATGATCGCCATAACTTATGATGTACCCttctttggttattttcttcACTGATTTTGCAATGTTTAAATGGTATTCCTGTGCATTAGACTCTCACTTTTGGAGAGTCAGGgaagaattatatttatagacaatgaTACAAAATCATgaacaaaaacacacaaattCAGTTAATAATTACTTGGAGTCAATTTAATAGTTAATGCCAGCAAATCAATTTTACCTTCAATTACAAACTAAGCACCTATTTAATTATGATTCTGTAATCCCAATCTACTTAGGTTTCTAATGAATTAATCTACTTaattagaaacaaaagaaaatagaaaacaaattaaagaactataataaataatgctattttATAATATCTACTTTTTCATTTCACATTATCTCATCTtttgtttcaagaagaaaagtAAACTTGAATCAATAACCTTCCGATCACGACAAACGAGAACCATGATGcaatattattaaatacaaatatacCCACCTATTTTTActtcaaattaataaaatttatttatgatttgacAACATTTTTCCGTTTATAATCCACTTTGGAAGATGGATCCTTTTGTTCTTTATACAATGTgtcttaaattttattattttgataagtgAATCACATCATATGAAATATTCTATGATCCCTCtgtcccttttctttttctctctgcAGTTCTTCAAAGTGCTTTTGCTATTGGTATATGATCTCTTCGATGACCTGAGAGCAGAGAGCTGCAAAGTCTTcgaggtctctctctctctctaagattTGCCGGATTCTGCTTTTCCTCTACGGGTCC
It contains:
- the LOC127796265 gene encoding UPF0496 protein At3g49070 isoform X1, with product MMKLKRLLPCREGSSIHLVNVDVREEYANAFRTESYHEFWTRVVALGKRKSTTYKSLVSSTADRLPSYRLFAEHLLDPDQPTVIRILNLSRINNHPAHHALLSDYFLETADASFLCGRLLKDIDRIRVRYRSLKTTIDTLETVLFSSVNHLPYILAQLTEFSSSSNPFASSTSSSHQVHTLQAGCANLLKRLESSRDEARAKIRLINKIKSSSAIFLVAFTISVTTIATAHALALLVATPSLVAVSLELASFKKLVRLSAQLDAAAKGTYILNRDLDIISRLVARVNDELEHIRAVVGFWLQRREDRLQASTEVVRQLKQNHSSFSQQLDELEEHLYLCFMTINRGRNLVMTEILDPRVPNL
- the LOC127796265 gene encoding UPF0496 protein At3g49070 isoform X2; its protein translation is MMKLKRLLPCREGSSIHLVNVDVREEYANAFRTESYHEFWTRVVALGKRKSTTYKSLVSSTADRLPSYRLFAEHLLDPDQPTVIRILNLSRINNHPAHHALLSDYFLETADASFLCGRLLKDIDRIRVRYRSLKTTIDTLETVLFSSVNHLPYILAQLTEFSSSSNPFASSTSSSHQVHTLQAGCANLLKRLESSRDEARAKIRLINKIKSSSAIFLVAFTISVTTIATAHALALLVATPSLVAVSLELASFKKLVRLSAQLDAAAKGTYILNRDLDIISRLVARVNDELEHIRAVVGFWLQRREDRLQASTEVVRQLKQNHSSFSQQLDELEEHLYLCFMTINRVLQSAFAIGI